A genomic segment from Leptolyngbya boryana PCC 6306 encodes:
- a CDS encoding serine/threonine protein kinase, with protein sequence MAPTTHTHPTPFPSLPGYEIVEQLYAGSRTRVYRAVEESSQRPVILKFLQQEYPTFDDLLHFRNQYTIAKALNLPGVIRPYSLEPYGNSYVLVMEDIGGLSLHDYARQSALSVSEVLTIALQLTEILHDLHQQRVIYKDLKPANILIQPTSKQVKLIDFSIASLLPRETQEIQNPNSLEGTLAYLSPEQTGRMNRGIDYRSDFYAFGATLYELLTGQLPFQSDDPMELVYSHLAKVPSAPHELNPEIPITVSEIVLKLMAKNAEDRYQSALGLKYDLETCLHQLKEIGTVIPFEIGTRDR encoded by the coding sequence ATGGCACCGACAACTCACACGCATCCAACGCCTTTTCCAAGCCTTCCTGGCTATGAGATCGTGGAGCAGTTGTATGCTGGGTCACGCACTCGGGTTTATCGAGCGGTGGAAGAGTCTAGCCAGCGTCCTGTCATCCTGAAATTTCTACAGCAGGAGTATCCCACCTTCGACGATCTGTTGCATTTTCGCAATCAATACACGATCGCCAAAGCCCTCAACCTGCCAGGGGTGATTCGTCCCTACAGTCTTGAACCCTATGGCAACAGCTATGTCTTAGTCATGGAAGATATCGGTGGGCTGTCGCTTCACGACTATGCTCGTCAGTCCGCGCTGTCCGTGTCTGAGGTCTTGACGATCGCGCTACAGCTGACGGAGATTCTACACGATTTGCACCAGCAGCGCGTCATTTACAAAGACCTCAAGCCTGCGAATATTCTGATTCAACCCACCTCGAAACAAGTCAAGCTGATCGACTTCAGCATCGCGTCACTCCTTCCTCGGGAAACCCAAGAAATCCAGAATCCGAACAGTTTAGAAGGAACGCTCGCTTACCTGTCTCCAGAGCAAACCGGGCGAATGAATCGGGGCATTGATTACCGCAGTGACTTCTATGCTTTTGGAGCCACCTTGTACGAACTGTTGACCGGACAACTCCCCTTTCAGTCCGATGACCCGATGGAACTCGTCTACAGTCATCTCGCTAAAGTCCCGAGTGCACCCCATGAACTCAATCCAGAGATCCCGATCACCGTGTCGGAAATCGTGCTGAAGCTCATGGCAAAAAATGCGGAAGACCGCTACCAAAGCGCCTTGGGTCTGAAGTATGACTTGGAAACTTGCCTACATCAACTGAAAGAAATCGGCACAGTGATACCTTTCGAGATTGGCACTCGCGATCGCTGA
- a CDS encoding Crp/Fnr family transcriptional regulator — MNFSNFDQLPTALQTVVTQQTLTIGQALFHKGEPADTVFVIQFGRIRLLHYTESGQIVNHYQVNPGELCAELVLFIETYACTAIAEELTQVLVFPKQAFLKALQQDSDLAIAFMAQMAYRLHLTKTMLEVRGIRSARERVLHYLRFVMPTDQNSVLLKQPLKSIAYDLGISPEVLSRTLTQLEIEEVILREKRRITLLE; from the coding sequence ATGAACTTCTCAAATTTTGACCAACTTCCTACCGCCTTACAGACCGTCGTCACTCAGCAAACCTTGACGATAGGTCAGGCGCTCTTTCATAAAGGTGAACCTGCTGACACAGTATTTGTGATTCAGTTTGGACGGATTCGGTTACTGCATTACACCGAAAGTGGGCAGATTGTAAATCACTACCAAGTCAATCCCGGTGAACTTTGTGCAGAGTTGGTACTATTCATTGAGACTTATGCTTGCACTGCGATCGCGGAAGAACTCACTCAGGTTTTAGTTTTTCCGAAACAAGCCTTTCTGAAAGCACTGCAACAAGATTCGGATCTTGCGATCGCGTTTATGGCACAAATGGCGTATCGATTGCACTTGACAAAAACAATGCTAGAAGTCCGTGGAATTCGGTCAGCACGAGAACGGGTCTTGCATTATTTACGGTTTGTGATGCCAACGGATCAAAACTCTGTCCTCTTAAAGCAGCCTTTGAAGAGCATTGCCTATGATTTGGGGATCAGTCCGGAAGTATTATCGCGTACTCTGACTCAATTAGAGATCGAAGAGGTTATTTTACGGGAAAAACGTCGAATTACACTCCTCGAATAA
- a CDS encoding sensor histidine kinase yields MSLTTNEAERLANLLDEILLYSKPQVLQLAEIEINAFVQVLLMLLQSMPQAQERRIVFVPWDSPIYILGDAAKLKQVFINLIRNACEAVDPGSTILWTMSLLPEQLCLSIQNGGDPIALDSLPKLTQPFYSTKAEGTGLGLAIVKRIVEAHLGSLSITSSEPEGTIVQVQLPLQHQSYQTLVNQEAE; encoded by the coding sequence TTGTCACTAACAACCAATGAAGCAGAGCGATTAGCAAATTTACTCGATGAGATTCTACTTTACTCCAAACCTCAAGTGTTGCAGCTCGCTGAAATCGAGATCAATGCTTTTGTTCAAGTCTTACTGATGCTGTTGCAATCTATGCCCCAAGCGCAAGAACGGAGGATTGTCTTTGTTCCTTGGGATTCACCAATTTATATCTTGGGTGATGCAGCCAAACTCAAACAAGTTTTCATTAATCTGATCCGCAATGCTTGTGAAGCGGTTGATCCTGGTTCAACAATTCTATGGACAATGAGCTTGTTGCCAGAGCAGCTTTGTCTCTCAATCCAGAATGGGGGTGATCCGATCGCGCTTGATAGTCTACCAAAATTAACACAGCCGTTTTACTCGACAAAAGCGGAGGGCACTGGATTGGGACTCGCGATCGTCAAACGCATTGTCGAAGCTCATCTCGGAAGTCTGAGTATTACTTCTTCTGAGCCTGAAGGAACAATTGTGCAAGTGCAATTGCCCCTTCAACACCAGTCTTATCAAACCTTAGTCAACCAAGAAGCCGAATAA